The genomic segment ATCATTAATTAACTTATAAAGCCACTTATAATCAGACAATTTTAACGGACGCAACTGAACTTTTTTTCCTTGTAAAACCATGACAACTATTTTTTTGAAAAATTAATACCCAATTCAACAAGTTGTGCGGGATCAACCTGGCTAGGCGCGCCCATTAACGGATCCCGGACGTCACCGGTTAAGGGAAAAGCAATGACTTCCCGAATATTCTTTTCGCCGCATAAAATTGAAACCAAACGATCCAAACCCGGCGCAATACCGCCATGTGGCGGTACGCCATATTGAAAAGCTTCAATCAAATGACTAAACTGCTGTTTTTGCTCAACAGAAAATCCAATCAAATCCCAAATTTTTTCCTGAATCTGAGCTTCGTGGATACGCAAGCTGCCGCCACCGACTTCCAAACCATTCAAAACTAAATCATGCTGATAAGACCGCACCCGCCCCGGATCCGTGTCCAGCCAGGGCACATCCTCTTCTTTGGGTCTAGTAAACATATGATGCGACGGCGCCCAAACGCTTTGACCTGAACCGTGAAAAAAATCTTCTGTTGTCTGTTTATTGAATAAAGGAAAATCCACTATCCAAGCAAAGGCTAATTCATTAACATCCTCCTTATTTTGCCGTAAGTCTGGTTTGTCAGTACCATATTGGGCCATAACTTCTTGATATTTTAACCGAGGCCAGGGCATGGTAGAAAAATATTTATCTGGAAAAAGTTTTTTAACCAAAGAAGTAAACATCTCTTCTGTTAAACTAAGCAACTCATCCTGGGACATAAAAGATGTTTCCATATCAATTTGATAAAATTCCCCCGGACTACGATCGGCCCGCGCATCTTCATCCCTAAAACAAGGGGCTATTTGAAAATACCTTTCAAACCCAGCCACCATTAATAACTGTTTATATTGCTGAGGTGATTGGGGTAAAGCAAAAAATTGTCCTGGATGCACCCGCGAAGGCACTAAATAATCCCGAGCACCTTCTGGAGTAGATTTAGATAAAATGGGTGTTTGGATATAAGTAAAATCTTTGGCTGTTAAATAATCAATTACATAATTAATAATCTGACCCCGTAATTTAATATTACGCGACATCCGTTCGTGTCGTAAATCTAAATAACGGTACTTTAACCTTAATTCTTCGCTGGCTTGCCTATCCTCGTTGGCTATTTCAAAGGGCGGAGTTTTAGCTGAATTTATTATAGTTATTTGACTAGCTTCTATTTCAATAGCTCCACTGGTTAAAGCTGTGTTCTCTCGGCCACTCTCTCGAGTTTTAACAGTACCCTGCACCGCTACTACATACTCCGGACGTATTTCTTTGGCCGCCACTAAAGACTCTTGGGATAAATTAGGAGAAATAACCACCTGAACCAAACCAGAGGTATCACGTAAATCAATAAAAATCATTTTACCCAAATTACGCCGACCATTAACCCAGCCTTTCAGTAAGACTTGCTCTCCTATTTTATTAACCGCTTCTTTAATAAAAATACGTTGCATAAGATATAGAAGTAAAAATCTAGAATATAAAATTACGGCCTTAACCTGTTAAGCAATCTGGGAAACGGAATGCTTTCTCGAATATGCTTTAAACCACACAGCCAAGCCACAATTCTTTCCAAACCGTAACCAAAACCAGAATGCGGCACTGAACCATACTTTCTTAAATCTAAATACCAACCAAAATCACTGAGTGATAAATTATGTTCCAACATCCGTTTTTTTAATTCTTCATAATTATCTTCACGCTGACTACCGCCAATTATTTCACCATAACCTTCCGGAGCCAACAAATCAGCGTTCAGCACTCTAGTTGGATCACTTGGATCCCGCTTCATATAAAAAGCCTTAACCTCGGCTGGATATTTTTCCACAAAAACCGGCCGATCATACATTTTAGTCAAAATTGTTTCATCATCCGCTCCTAAATCATCCAAATCACCTATGTCGCTACCCTGCTGTCTTAATTTATTAACGGCTTCAAGGTGAGTTAATCTGTAAAATGGTGCCTTAATATTTTGCAAAGGAGTTAAATCACGTTCCAAGATTTGTAACTCAGTTAAATTATCTCGCAAAACAGCTTGAACAATAAAAATTATTAAAGCTTCTTGAATTTTTAAATTGTCTTCATGTTCAACAAAAGCTGCCTCGGCATCCATCATCCAAAATTCTATTAAATGCCGACGGGTCTTGGATTTTTCTGCCCGAAAAACCGGCCCAAAATCAAATACTCGCCCCAAGGAACTAATAGCCGCTTCCAAATACAACTGCCCAGATTGAGTTAAATAAGCTGGCTCGCCAAAATAATCCAATTCAAATAAACTAGTTGTACCCTCACAAGCTGTGGGTGTTAAAATTGGTGAATCAAATTTAATAAACCCCTGACTGTTCAAATAACTAAAGGTGGCGTTAATAATGGTATTACGAACTCGCTGAATTGCCCATTGCCTAGATGATCTTAACCACAAATGACGATTGTCCAACAAAAAATCCGGGCCATGCTCTTTTTTGCTTATGGGATATTCGGCAGCTAAAGAAATTATTTTTACCTCCGTAGCCTGCAATTCATACTGTTCCAATTTAGGATGCTTAGCGACCACCCCCACCACACTTAAAGACGACTCTATAGTTAAAGCCTGACAATCAACTAAACTAGCAGCCGCCACCTTAGCGGCATCTACTACCACTTGGCTAAAACCAAAACCATCTCTAACTTGCAAAAACCAAATTTTACCCGAAGATCGACTATTAACCAGCCAGCCCTTAATTTCGACTGTTTGACCTAAAAAATCCTTTAATTGATGGGATTTAACATACTGCATAGTCACCATAGTATACTATTTTTCCTTTAAATTGGCAAAAAATACTCCTTAAAATTAAGATCTTAAATCTAAACTAATTATCAATTACTAAAAACTCTTACTCTTATTCCTAGCTTGTGTTATTCTAAATCTCATTAAGCTTAAGTATGCTAGAAAAAATAAAACAATTAACTTGGAAATTATTCGAACCAATCTTCCCGTCAGTCAGAGATTTTTGGGTTTTCTTGGGATTTATTAAACATTCGACCAGACAGCCTCACCTATTAGGTAAATTAAAACCTGGACTAACTAAAAAATCTTTGCGGACCAAATTAAACTTGGCTGGCTTCAGCGATGATTATTTGGCTTGGATAGATCCAGACGAAATATTAAATATGCGGAAAATCGTTAAAACAATTTACCAATATCACGTTCGACTATTTTTAGACGGTGAAATTAGAGGACACTACGAATATACAGCAGAAAGTCACCCTTTTAAACATCTTTACGATAAGGGTATGACAGATGGTCGGGATTATTTGCTACCTCTTTTACAGGATCTACTACTACCCGAAGTGGCCAAATTAAATCCCAAATCGCCGCCGCCACATTCTGAGGATTCCCTCTTAAAGGAAAATGATGCAAATCAATAAAAGGTAAACTATTGCATTCAATTATTCCTGAACCCGGCTGTTCTTGCCAAGGCCGACTAATATCCTCCAAAATCATATCAAAACCGATAATTGAATCAGCTACCACACTGGCTGCTCGTTCGAATAATAACCTGTTTTGCGGATGAACCTGATCGGTTACTTCAATAGTCGCGCCACCCAAACCACGATTAACTTTGCGATTTAAAAAAACCCTAGTTCCTGGCCCGGGCACCGATAACCAATTATAGCCTTGGCTAGTTAATTCTGATTCTGTCTCCTGATTTTTAATCACTGGGGAAAAAACTTCCGCTTGACCAGACTTTTGCTGATTAATCTGATCAACCAATTGATCAATAGTACTTAAACCGTCGCCTAATACACTGGCTAATTCCCGGCGAGCTACGGCTTGCAATTTTAATTTAATTACCGTAGCTCGATGAACTTCACCTGTTAACTGCTCTTCAATTATCACCCAGGGGCTAATTTTTTGCGCTGAATAAAAAGCCTTAACCAATTGACTACGGGTCATAATATTACTAAAAGTATGACGACTTCTGGAACCAAACCTTGGTTTAACGATTAAAGGACCACCTAACTTATCAAAAATACTAAGGGCTTTTTTTACTAAAACCGCGCTACCGCCACGAGCAATCGGTAAACCAGCCGCCTGAAATTTTTGGCGCATAATAGCCTTGTCATCCATCCAAGATAAACCAATTGTTGGACCAACTGGTCGAGGTAAGCCGTCAAAAATATAATAATGACCGTTTAGACTAGCTACCATTATATCAGTTGGTCTTTTAAACAAACGCCACTCTTTTAAAACAATACCGCGCCTTAAAGCCTCTTGCCACAAAACTTTAGTACGTGAATTATGATCGGGTCTTAAATCTTCAACTATCTCCGCTAAACCCAATCGGGCGGTTCCCAACATAATTGTATAAGCCAACTTATGCCAAGCCCGACTAAGCCTAAGTGGCTGAAAAAAGACAGCGATTTTCTCCAAAACTTTTATATAGGGCTTAAGTAGTTGATCAATCAAACTGGTCCACCAAGCTAAACGATGAGAAGTTGGCGCTGAACCACAATCAACACAAATTGTTTTTCTTTTAATTTTAGACATAACTGATTTCTGATTGTAACAATTGACCTAAATAAAGTAAACAACTTTAACACAAAATATCAACAACAAACTACCAATTTTGGGTATTAGTCAAGACCGCTAACTGGTAAACAACTTATAGCTATTCAACTTTACGGTTTAAAATTTTTTGTTTAAACCATCTTTTAAAGACTTGACGACTTTTACTATCGCCCAATAATTGCCACAAAACAGGTAAAACAGAAAAAACAATTATAGCCAAAATTATTAGCAATAAATACTTATCTGCCTGGGGCAAAATAGTACCCAAATAATAACCCAAAATAGTTACACCAATGGCCCAAAAAAAACCACCGACTAAATTATAAACAATAAAAGTCCGATAGTGCATGCCACCAATACCAGCCAAAATCGGCGCCAAGGTACGAACACCAGGAATAAACCTGGCTAATATAATAGTCTTACCACCGTGCGTCTGATAAAACGCTTTGGCTTGTTCCAAACGCTCTTGCTTAAAAAAGAATGAATCCGGTCTAGTAAAAAAATTACGACCGACCCTCTTACCAAACGTATAACCAACACTATCACCTAAAACAGCCGCACTAAAACACAGTATAACCAACCAGCCAATATCAAAATAACCCTGGGCCGCTAACAAACCGGCGGTAAAAAGCAAACTGTCACCAGGAAAAAAAATTCCCACCAAAACACCTGACTCGGCAAAAATAACCAACCACAAGCCTAAATATCCAGCAGCAATTATAAAATCTCTTAAATCCATAACTTAGATATTAACACAACTAAATCCTCTTCTATTTATAAACCAGCTAAAGGCCTAGAGCGTTGATTCAATCGATTATTTTGCACTAACCAAGAAATTAAACTTAATAACAAGCTAAACAATAAAGCTGATAAAAAACTATCCACAGCAAAACCCGGCACCAGCCAAGCGGTTAAA from the Patescibacteria group bacterium genome contains:
- the asnS gene encoding asparagine--tRNA ligase — protein: MQYVKSHQLKDFLGQTVEIKGWLVNSRSSGKIWFLQVRDGFGFSQVVVDAAKVAAASLVDCQALTIESSLSVVGVVAKHPKLEQYELQATEVKIISLAAEYPISKKEHGPDFLLDNRHLWLRSSRQWAIQRVRNTIINATFSYLNSQGFIKFDSPILTPTACEGTTSLFELDYFGEPAYLTQSGQLYLEAAISSLGRVFDFGPVFRAEKSKTRRHLIEFWMMDAEAAFVEHEDNLKIQEALIIFIVQAVLRDNLTELQILERDLTPLQNIKAPFYRLTHLEAVNKLRQQGSDIGDLDDLGADDETILTKMYDRPVFVEKYPAEVKAFYMKRDPSDPTRVLNADLLAPEGYGEIIGGSQREDNYEELKKRMLEHNLSLSDFGWYLDLRKYGSVPHSGFGYGLERIVAWLCGLKHIRESIPFPRLLNRLRP
- the aspS gene encoding aspartate--tRNA ligase — protein: MQRIFIKEAVNKIGEQVLLKGWVNGRRNLGKMIFIDLRDTSGLVQVVISPNLSQESLVAAKEIRPEYVVAVQGTVKTRESGRENTALTSGAIEIEASQITIINSAKTPPFEIANEDRQASEELRLKYRYLDLRHERMSRNIKLRGQIINYVIDYLTAKDFTYIQTPILSKSTPEGARDYLVPSRVHPGQFFALPQSPQQYKQLLMVAGFERYFQIAPCFRDEDARADRSPGEFYQIDMETSFMSQDELLSLTEEMFTSLVKKLFPDKYFSTMPWPRLKYQEVMAQYGTDKPDLRQNKEDVNELAFAWIVDFPLFNKQTTEDFFHGSGQSVWAPSHHMFTRPKEEDVPWLDTDPGRVRSYQHDLVLNGLEVGGGSLRIHEAQIQEKIWDLIGFSVEQKQQFSHLIEAFQYGVPPHGGIAPGLDRLVSILCGEKNIREVIAFPLTGDVRDPLMGAPSQVDPAQLVELGINFSKK
- a CDS encoding VTT domain-containing protein, producing the protein MDLRDFIIAAGYLGLWLVIFAESGVLVGIFFPGDSLLFTAGLLAAQGYFDIGWLVILCFSAAVLGDSVGYTFGKRVGRNFFTRPDSFFFKQERLEQAKAFYQTHGGKTIILARFIPGVRTLAPILAGIGGMHYRTFIVYNLVGGFFWAIGVTILGYYLGTILPQADKYLLLIILAIIVFSVLPVLWQLLGDSKSRQVFKRWFKQKILNRKVE